The genomic interval ACAACAATCCTTCTAAACTTTCGTTGTAGCCAAGATATGGCTCTTTCAACTTGCCACCTCCATTTCTTGAGCTGGCAGACAACTACCTCAGCTTTCTTGATAGCCCCTATTCTTCGCCTAGGTATAAATGGATATATTTTCCTTTTTAGCAACTTCTCCCTAAGTTCCTCTGAGTCATATCCTTTATCAGCTTCTAAAACAGGTATGACTTGGCTGAGTTCATAAAGCCTTTGCAGCTTATCCATATGCGGATCAATCAACTTTTCCAACTGTTTCCTTTCATCTCCTTTAGCGCTGGTTACTTCAAAGCTTAATGGACTGCCATTGCCGTCTACCAGAAGATGGGCAGTCATGCCTTTACCCTTGTAACCATAGTCTATTAACTTACCGCCTCACTTTCCCCCTGAAAAAAAAACCATCAATGGCTAGTCTTTCCCAATTAATCATTCCCGCCACATCTGCGCATTCTTTTAATGCCGATAGCAAGCTATCTAAAGTTCCATCTTCTTGCCATTTTTACCTAGCCACCGATGAGCAGCAGATCTTGATCCCCAATTGGGTCCTTTAGGCAGATCACACCAACGCGAGCCGGTAATCAAAATCCAAAATAAACTATTATAAATCTTTCTCCAGGGAGTATGCGGCTTTCCCTTTAAATTTTTTGGAGGATTCTGCGACAAAAGCGGTTGTAAGATTCTCCATTGAGTATCTGTAAATCCTTCAAATCTTCCTGGCATGCCTCTTTCCCTTATTAAAAAAGAAGAGTATACGCCACAAATTTAAATTTTTCAATATTATCTGGATAAGTTCGCAAGCTTAGCAAATATTTGCTTGACTAAATAAAGAAATTCCATTTAAACCTTTAAATTTGAATTTTTAATAAAAACACATCTAGTTTAAATTTATTTTTTTATTTAAAGGATAAAAATTTATGCAGCTTTCTTCTTCACTAAACTACGATCCTTCTCGTCCAGTCATTCACTGTGATGCTTCCTTAAATCAAATCAGTAGTGAGATGACAAGAATTGAAAGAGAAGTTTATCGCTTAAGAGGGCTTATAGGAGCCTTTGATGAAACTATGCAGGAAAATGCTGCTTTGACAACAGACATCATGGATGCTTATTTAAAAGAGCTTAAGCCACCTCTTGAGCAAAGAGAAATATCAGTGATTCGACAGCAAATCGATACAAATATAGAAAGCATTAAAGAAAACTGCTTAGAAAACTACCGAGGACTGTTAGATGCAAGAGAGCTAATTGTAATCGAAGGCCACACAATCCAGCTGAATGCTCAAACAAAAGAGAGCTTAGAGCATGCCTACCAGCAAAGGTTAGAGGAAAATATCCATCAGCTTAAAGAAGAGTTTCCTCTAGGAGAAACAACCGATTTAGAGCAGATGCGGGCTCAGCTTAATGAGAAGTTTGAAAGGTATCAAGATATTTTTGAGAAGCTTTTTGAGCGCAAGCAACAGCTGACAGACCAAGGCTATGAGCTGCAAGAAGCCATGGAGCCAGAGCTAGCCAAACTAAGAGCCAAAAAGCAAGAGCTACAAAAGGATCTAAAAGTCACCAACCTTTTTATAGCCAGCCAGCTAGGAGCGGTCGATTATCTTAAGCAAGAAATTAGCAAAAAATGGAGATGGGGTCGTAAAGATTTTGTTAATACACCTTCTCAGGTAGGCTTTGCTCCTCTGCATTACGCCGCTTATCATAACCGACGAGAAGCCCTGCAGCTTTTAATTGATAAGGGTGCTGACCTAACTTTAAAGGATATTGAAGGCTATTTACCTCTCCATTGGGCGGCTGAAAAAGGCCATCATGAGATCGTTCAATTACTTATTCAATACAAGCCCTCTACCATTAATACCAAAGGCCGATTGGATCGCACTCCTTTGCATCGTTCAGTTTTTTGTGGCAAAGTGGAAACTGCCCATCTTCTTATTAAAAACGGCGCCCATATCAATGCACAAACTCATGAAAAAAATCATTGCCAAACGCCCCTCCATTTTTCTGTCTTACAAGGAAATATTAGCATGGTGCTAGCATTAACACGTTATCCTGAAATGGATATCCTTCAGCAGGATATCCAAGGAAGAACACCTTTGCATTATGCTATTGAAGAGGGATTAATCGATATCCTCAATATCTTGCTTAAACACTCAAACTGGCAAAAAGCAACTGTTTCTACTCATGCTAAGCTCTTAGAGAGCCTTTTAAGTGTAGTCCCTAAGCGGCAGGCTAAGGAAATTAAAGCTCAGCTGCTTTTGAATTTTCCTAAGTAAACACTGATAGCTTCGAAAAGTAATCAAAAAAATTAACGAGCTTACATGCAAATTCCTCCCGACTTAGGTCGTTCATCACGCATCTTTTATCAAGAAAATGAATTAGAAGTAGAAGGCAGTGCCAGCGTTATCTCTAATTCTCCCACTATCGAAGAAAAAAAAATTCAACCTCCTTTCTCTCCTCTTCAGCTCGCTCTATTATCAAATGATAAAATCACAAGAGAGGAAAATTTTCTAATTCAGCGCTTAAAAGCTTACCTAGGTAGAGAAAAGGATTTATTAGGAGAAACCATCGCTCATCTTCGCGCT from Neochlamydia sp. AcF84 carries:
- a CDS encoding transposase encodes the protein MPGRFEGFTDTQWRILQPLLSQNPPKNLKGKPHTPWRKIYNSLFWILITGSRWCDLPKGPNWGSRSAAHRWLGKNGKKMEL
- a CDS encoding ankyrin repeat domain-containing protein, with protein sequence MQLSSSLNYDPSRPVIHCDASLNQISSEMTRIEREVYRLRGLIGAFDETMQENAALTTDIMDAYLKELKPPLEQREISVIRQQIDTNIESIKENCLENYRGLLDARELIVIEGHTIQLNAQTKESLEHAYQQRLEENIHQLKEEFPLGETTDLEQMRAQLNEKFERYQDIFEKLFERKQQLTDQGYELQEAMEPELAKLRAKKQELQKDLKVTNLFIASQLGAVDYLKQEISKKWRWGRKDFVNTPSQVGFAPLHYAAYHNRREALQLLIDKGADLTLKDIEGYLPLHWAAEKGHHEIVQLLIQYKPSTINTKGRLDRTPLHRSVFCGKVETAHLLIKNGAHINAQTHEKNHCQTPLHFSVLQGNISMVLALTRYPEMDILQQDIQGRTPLHYAIEEGLIDILNILLKHSNWQKATVSTHAKLLESLLSVVPKRQAKEIKAQLLLNFPK
- a CDS encoding transposase, giving the protein MTAHLLVDGNGSPLSFEVTSAKGDERKQLEKLIDPHMDKLQRLYELSQVIPVLEADKGYDSEELREKLLKRKIYPFIPRRRIGAIKKAEVVVCQLKKWRWQVERAISWLQRKFRRIVVRWERQVKYWKGLLNFSLILFWIGKLSG